A single region of the Pseudodesulfovibrio sp. JC047 genome encodes:
- a CDS encoding peptidylprolyl isomerase, whose product MIKMETSMGDIVIELDFEKAPKSAANFQQYVEDGFYDGLIFHRVIGNFMIQGGGMDENMQEKATREPIVNEANNGLKNDCYTLAMARTMDPHSASSQFFINVKDNGFLNFSSETPQGWGYAVFGKVVEGTDIVDTIKGVSTGRSGFHDDVPVEPIFITKATVIED is encoded by the coding sequence ATGATTAAAATGGAAACCAGCATGGGTGACATCGTCATCGAGCTTGACTTTGAAAAAGCACCTAAATCCGCTGCGAACTTTCAGCAGTATGTGGAAGATGGCTTTTACGATGGTCTGATTTTTCATCGCGTTATCGGAAACTTCATGATTCAGGGTGGCGGCATGGACGAAAACATGCAAGAAAAAGCAACCCGTGAACCCATTGTCAACGAAGCCAACAACGGTTTGAAAAACGACTGTTACACCTTGGCCATGGCTCGCACCATGGACCCGCATTCCGCTTCGTCCCAGTTCTTCATCAATGTCAAGGACAATGGCTTCTTGAACTTTTCGTCCGAAACCCCTCAGGGTTGGGGCTATGCCGTTTTCGGCAAGGTCGTGGAAGGCACCGATATCGTGGATACGATCAAGGGAGTTTCCACCGGACGCAGCGGTTTCCACGATGACGTTCCGGTCGAGCCTATTTTCATCACCAAGGCAACTGTGATCGAAGACTAA
- a CDS encoding DegT/DnrJ/EryC1/StrS family aminotransferase, which translates to MSIPFIDLKSQYKEIESAVKEGIDGVLEHGAYIMGPEISDLEARLSSFSSVRFGVGCGSGTDALIMALMALGVGPGDAVFTSPFTFMATAECIALVGATPVFVDVDPVTYNLDPEDLRRKIADVKDNRSDLTPKGVIAVDIFGQPADYDAIEPLAHNSGLFLVVDAAQSFGATYKGKPVCSLGDIACTSFFPAKPLGCYGDGGMVFAHNEELHKLLLSIRVHGMGEDRYENVRLGINGRIDSIQAAVLLAKFEIFPGEIIKRQQVADRYEALLASVPGLTTPTVAEGNTSVWAQYCVLAENSEHRTELMGKLSDASIPSAIYYPKPLHLQKAFANLKYTEGDLPVCENIANRVFALPMHPYLGEEDQANIAEALKG; encoded by the coding sequence ATGAGTATTCCGTTTATTGATTTGAAATCACAGTATAAAGAGATTGAATCCGCCGTTAAGGAAGGCATCGACGGAGTTCTGGAGCATGGCGCGTATATCATGGGACCGGAAATTTCGGACCTTGAAGCGCGGCTGTCGAGTTTCAGCTCCGTTCGTTTCGGTGTCGGATGTGGTTCCGGCACAGACGCATTGATTATGGCTTTGATGGCCTTGGGTGTTGGCCCGGGAGATGCCGTTTTCACTTCGCCGTTCACCTTCATGGCAACAGCCGAGTGCATTGCCTTGGTCGGGGCAACTCCGGTTTTTGTGGATGTCGATCCCGTGACGTATAATCTGGACCCCGAGGACTTGCGTCGCAAGATTGCTGACGTCAAGGACAACCGGTCCGATTTGACCCCGAAGGGTGTCATTGCCGTGGATATTTTTGGGCAGCCGGCTGATTATGACGCCATTGAACCCTTGGCTCACAACAGTGGACTGTTTCTTGTTGTTGATGCAGCGCAGTCCTTTGGTGCGACCTACAAGGGCAAGCCGGTCTGTTCGTTGGGTGATATCGCCTGTACCTCGTTTTTCCCGGCCAAGCCGCTCGGATGTTACGGTGATGGCGGGATGGTTTTTGCCCACAACGAAGAGTTGCACAAATTGCTTTTGTCGATTCGTGTCCATGGCATGGGCGAAGACAGATATGAAAATGTCCGGTTGGGAATCAACGGACGTATCGACTCCATTCAGGCAGCCGTTCTGCTTGCCAAGTTCGAGATTTTCCCCGGTGAAATCATCAAGCGGCAGCAGGTCGCTGATCGCTATGAAGCCTTGCTGGCATCTGTCCCCGGTTTGACCACGCCGACGGTCGCTGAAGGGAATACCTCTGTTTGGGCGCAGTATTGTGTCTTGGCCGAGAATTCAGAGCATCGGACGGAACTGATGGGCAAATTGAGTGACGCCTCGATCCCCTCAGCGATATATTATCCGAAACCGTTGCATCTCCAGAAGGCCTTTGCCAACCTGAAGTATACCGAAGGCGATCTCCCGGTTTGCGAGAACATCGCCAACCGTGTCTTTGCGTTGCCCATGCATCCGTATCTTGGCGAAGAGGATCAGGCGAATATCGCCGAGGCTCTCAAAGGATAA
- a CDS encoding cobyrinate a,c-diamide synthase: MVQNTLSRLILAGLSGGTGKTIVSLALTRAFKRAGKKVVPFKKGPDYIDAQWLSVAAGHSCSNLDPFFHSVRDIRALFYNKSQGSDVCLVEGNRGLFDGMDEQGSCSTAELARILDAPVILAIDCTKMTRTVAAVLQGCLQFEPNLRIAGVILNRTAGERHRSVLRKSIETHTDVPVLGMLPKIRTNPIPERHMGLVTDHESDATAQHALDALADMAEEWLDIEAILHSAATAPDFGPDPGPIFPGQPASKKVRIGYVRDASLWFYYPENLEALEHAGAELVRLSLLSDAPWPSIDGLYLGGGFPELFADRLAANTTIMRHVKTLSNAGLPIYAECGGFMVLCNSLEMRETSYPMAGVFPVGTSFCPKPQGLGYTEAEVVEDNPFFRTGSRIEGHEFHYSLCVSEASTPLKPVLKMGRGHGGGLGWDGFLHKNTVAGYNHIHAVAVPEWAPLFVAAASKYRSSS; the protein is encoded by the coding sequence ATGGTGCAGAACACGCTTTCTCGTCTGATTCTTGCCGGTTTGTCCGGTGGCACAGGAAAAACGATTGTTTCCCTGGCTTTGACCCGTGCTTTTAAAAGAGCCGGGAAAAAGGTGGTTCCCTTCAAAAAGGGGCCGGACTATATTGACGCGCAGTGGCTGAGTGTGGCTGCGGGGCATTCCTGTTCAAATTTGGACCCGTTTTTCCATTCAGTGCGTGATATCCGTGCGCTTTTTTATAATAAATCGCAGGGGTCTGACGTGTGTCTTGTGGAGGGCAACCGGGGTCTTTTTGATGGTATGGACGAACAGGGATCGTGTTCAACCGCAGAATTGGCACGAATTCTTGATGCGCCTGTCATTTTGGCTATCGACTGTACAAAGATGACACGGACGGTGGCGGCGGTGCTCCAAGGGTGTCTTCAGTTCGAACCAAACTTGCGGATTGCCGGTGTCATTCTGAACCGCACGGCCGGAGAGCGACACCGATCAGTGCTTCGTAAATCCATTGAAACTCATACGGATGTCCCTGTTTTGGGCATGTTGCCGAAAATCAGAACAAACCCGATCCCGGAGCGGCACATGGGGTTGGTGACCGATCATGAATCCGACGCCACAGCCCAACACGCACTTGATGCCCTTGCCGATATGGCGGAAGAGTGGCTGGATATTGAAGCCATTTTGCACAGTGCCGCGACCGCCCCGGACTTTGGTCCTGATCCCGGCCCGATTTTTCCTGGTCAGCCTGCCTCCAAAAAGGTGCGCATCGGCTATGTCAGGGACGCTTCTCTCTGGTTTTATTATCCGGAAAATCTGGAAGCCCTTGAACACGCGGGCGCAGAGTTGGTCCGATTGAGTCTTTTGTCCGATGCGCCATGGCCATCCATCGACGGATTATACCTTGGCGGAGGGTTCCCTGAACTTTTTGCCGACCGTCTGGCGGCCAATACAACCATCATGCGCCATGTGAAGACTCTGTCGAATGCCGGACTGCCTATCTATGCGGAATGTGGTGGCTTCATGGTGTTGTGCAATTCTTTGGAAATGCGAGAAACATCATATCCCATGGCGGGCGTTTTTCCTGTGGGGACTTCATTTTGTCCTAAGCCCCAGGGGTTGGGGTATACCGAGGCCGAAGTCGTCGAAGACAATCCTTTTTTCCGTACCGGGTCGCGTATTGAAGGGCATGAATTTCATTATTCCCTGTGTGTCTCGGAAGCCTCTACACCCTTGAAGCCCGTGTTGAAAATGGGTCGGGGGCACGGTGGAGGCCTTGGCTGGGATGGCTTTTTGCACAAAAATACAGTGGCTGGATATAATCATATTCATGCCGTGGCTGTCCCTGAGTGGGCACCCCTCTTTGTCGCGGCCGCCAGCAAATATCGTTCTTCGTCGTAG
- a CDS encoding dissimilatory sulfite reductase D family protein gives METAKAEIIAFCESKSKNKSKFYFNDFTKIFPDEKARAVKKILTALIQEEKMVFWSSGSTTMYGLAGAGKQAHSEGED, from the coding sequence ATGGAAACTGCAAAAGCTGAAATCATTGCTTTTTGCGAGTCGAAGTCAAAGAACAAATCCAAGTTCTACTTCAATGACTTCACCAAGATTTTTCCTGATGAAAAAGCTCGTGCTGTCAAGAAAATTTTGACCGCCTTGATCCAGGAAGAAAAAATGGTATTCTGGTCCTCCGGGTCCACAACCATGTACGGCCTTGCCGGAGCCGGCAAACAGGCCCATTCCGAGGGCGAAGACTAG
- the dsrB gene encoding dissimilatory-type sulfite reductase subunit beta, whose amino-acid sequence MAFISSGYNPAKPMEGRVSDIGPRHFGEYLPPVIKDNFGKWDYHEIIEAGILLHVAQSGDKTYTVRAATARLMTVTHIREICEIADKFCGGFVRFTTRNNLEFQVETEEAAKELKAFLNAQKFEGGSMKFPVGGTGAAVTNIVHTQGWVHCHTPATDASGTVKATMDVVFDDFTNMKLPAPVRISMACCLNMCGAVHCSDIAILGIHRKPPIIDHEYLDNLCEIPLAVAACPTGAVRPTKVEIEGKTYKTVAVKEERCMFCGNCYTMCPSLPLADGEGDGIAIMVGGKISNRITKPAFSKVVVPFVPNEPPRWPTLTKVIKKILDTYAAEANKYERLGDWANRIGWERFFEKCDLPFSEHLIDDFRDPAYYTWRQTTQFKW is encoded by the coding sequence ATGGCTTTTATTTCTTCCGGGTACAATCCCGCCAAACCGATGGAAGGTCGGGTTTCCGACATTGGCCCTCGTCACTTCGGTGAGTACCTGCCCCCCGTTATCAAAGATAACTTCGGGAAATGGGACTACCATGAAATCATCGAAGCCGGTATCTTGCTGCACGTTGCCCAGTCTGGCGACAAGACGTACACCGTCCGCGCAGCAACTGCTCGCTTGATGACCGTTACTCATATTCGTGAAATCTGTGAAATCGCAGACAAGTTCTGTGGCGGTTTCGTCCGTTTCACCACGCGTAACAACCTCGAATTCCAGGTTGAGACCGAAGAGGCTGCCAAAGAACTGAAGGCGTTTCTGAACGCCCAGAAGTTCGAAGGTGGCTCCATGAAGTTCCCTGTTGGTGGTACTGGTGCTGCTGTCACCAATATCGTCCACACACAGGGCTGGGTCCATTGCCATACTCCGGCAACTGACGCTTCCGGTACTGTCAAGGCCACGATGGATGTCGTCTTTGACGATTTCACCAACATGAAGTTGCCTGCTCCGGTTCGCATCTCCATGGCCTGCTGCCTGAACATGTGCGGCGCTGTTCACTGCTCCGATATCGCGATTCTCGGTATTCACCGTAAACCGCCTATTATCGATCACGAGTACTTGGACAACCTGTGCGAAATCCCCTTGGCTGTTGCTGCCTGCCCGACTGGTGCAGTCCGTCCGACCAAGGTTGAAATCGAAGGCAAGACCTACAAGACCGTTGCTGTTAAAGAAGAGCGTTGCATGTTCTGTGGTAACTGCTACACCATGTGCCCCTCTCTGCCCCTGGCTGACGGTGAAGGCGACGGTATCGCCATCATGGTCGGTGGTAAGATCTCCAACCGTATCACCAAACCCGCCTTCTCCAAGGTCGTGGTTCCCTTCGTGCCCAACGAGCCGCCTCGTTGGCCTACGTTGACCAAGGTGATCAAGAAGATCCTCGACACCTACGCCGCAGAAGCTAACAAATACGAACGTCTGGGCGACTGGGCCAATCGTATTGGTTGGGAACGTTTCTTCGAGAAATGCGACCTGCCCTTCTCCGAGCATCTGATCGATGACTTCCGTGATCCTGCTTACTACACCTGGCGTCAGACCACTCAGTTCAAGTGGTAA
- the dsrA gene encoding dissimilatory-type sulfite reductase subunit alpha, translated as MAKHKTPLLDQLESGPWPSFVSDIKQEAASRAKNEKGLDYQIPVDCPEDLLGVLEMSYTDGETHWKHGGIVGVFGYGGGVIGRYCDQPEMFPGVAHFHTIRVAQPNGKWYSTKLLGDLMDIWELRGSGLTNMHGATGDIVFLGTSTPQLEEIFFELTHNLDIDLGGSGSNLRTPAACMGMSRCEYACYDSQELCYNLTMEYQDELHRPAFPYKFKFKFDACPNGCVAAIARSDLSFIGTWKDDIKVNQEAVAAYVGGEFPPNAGAHADRDWGPFDIQKEVVDLCPSKCISYEDGKLTIDNKECVRCMHCINTMPRALKVGDERGCSILCGAKAPILDGPQMGSLLVPFMEVNKDDDYQSIKDLIENVWDWWMEEGKNRERVGETMKRLGMAALVHAAGVPFDARQVQEPRHNPYIFWKADDVKGGWDRDINDFRKRHQR; from the coding sequence ATGGCGAAACACAAAACTCCTCTGTTGGATCAGCTGGAAAGCGGCCCGTGGCCCAGCTTCGTATCCGACATTAAACAGGAGGCTGCATCTCGAGCCAAAAACGAGAAGGGTCTTGACTATCAGATCCCCGTTGACTGTCCCGAGGATTTGCTGGGCGTGCTCGAAATGTCCTACACCGATGGTGAAACTCACTGGAAGCATGGCGGAATCGTCGGTGTTTTCGGTTACGGCGGCGGCGTTATCGGCCGGTACTGTGACCAACCTGAGATGTTCCCCGGCGTAGCTCATTTCCATACCATCCGTGTGGCTCAGCCGAACGGAAAATGGTACAGCACCAAGCTGTTGGGCGATCTGATGGACATTTGGGAACTCCGTGGTTCCGGTCTCACCAACATGCATGGCGCCACAGGCGACATCGTGTTCTTGGGCACCAGCACCCCGCAGTTGGAAGAAATCTTCTTCGAACTGACCCACAACCTGGACATCGACCTCGGTGGTTCCGGTTCCAACCTGCGTACTCCTGCTGCTTGCATGGGTATGTCTCGTTGTGAGTACGCCTGTTACGATTCTCAGGAACTGTGCTACAATCTGACCATGGAATATCAGGATGAGCTGCATCGTCCTGCATTCCCCTACAAGTTCAAGTTCAAGTTCGATGCGTGCCCCAACGGTTGCGTTGCTGCTATCGCTCGTTCCGACCTGTCCTTCATCGGTACTTGGAAAGACGACATCAAGGTCAATCAGGAAGCCGTTGCCGCATATGTCGGTGGCGAATTCCCGCCGAATGCCGGCGCCCATGCCGACAGAGACTGGGGCCCGTTCGACATCCAGAAAGAAGTTGTCGATCTGTGTCCGTCCAAGTGCATTTCCTACGAAGATGGCAAATTGACCATCGACAACAAGGAATGCGTCCGTTGCATGCATTGCATCAACACCATGCCTCGCGCACTGAAAGTCGGTGACGAACGCGGTTGCTCCATCCTGTGTGGCGCAAAAGCTCCGATTCTCGATGGTCCCCAGATGGGTTCCCTGCTTGTGCCTTTCATGGAAGTCAACAAGGACGACGACTATCAGTCCATCAAAGATCTCATCGAAAACGTGTGGGATTGGTGGATGGAAGAAGGCAAGAACCGTGAGCGCGTTGGTGAAACAATGAAACGTCTTGGCATGGCCGCATTGGTCCACGCTGCTGGCGTTCCGTTTGATGCCCGCCAGGTTCAGGAACCTCGTCACAACCCCTACATCTTCTGGAAAGCTGATGATGTTAAAGGTGGTTGGGATCGCGATATCAACGATTTCCGCAAGCGTCACCAGCGCTAA
- a CDS encoding YkgJ family cysteine cluster protein — translation MQKPITDKTRCRRCGDCCRKGGPALHTADLPLIQDGTIALTDIVTLRPGEWVYDQPKQAVAPLSEEMLKIKGRDGTWTCMYFSPEGNTCGMYSTRPIECEVLFCEDIEPLKAMYEKDRLKRADLMPEGHPLLALMAEHDEKCAPHAMEILAKAARDGDHQAGEDLKEMVVFDQEIRRLVPEKTGMSVDMNDFFFGRPLRILLAGMNIKTYEAGGTLRFGFNG, via the coding sequence TTGCAGAAACCAATTACAGATAAAACACGCTGCCGACGTTGTGGCGATTGTTGCAGAAAAGGTGGTCCGGCCCTTCACACGGCTGACCTCCCATTGATTCAGGATGGAACCATTGCCCTGACGGACATCGTCACCCTGCGCCCCGGCGAATGGGTCTACGATCAACCGAAGCAGGCGGTGGCTCCGCTTTCCGAGGAAATGCTGAAAATCAAGGGACGTGACGGGACATGGACCTGCATGTACTTCAGCCCCGAAGGCAACACCTGCGGCATGTACAGTACCCGGCCCATCGAGTGTGAAGTCCTTTTTTGCGAGGACATCGAGCCACTCAAGGCTATGTACGAGAAGGACCGTCTGAAACGCGCCGATCTGATGCCCGAAGGACACCCCCTGCTGGCACTCATGGCCGAACACGACGAGAAATGTGCGCCCCACGCCATGGAAATACTGGCCAAAGCTGCCCGTGATGGAGATCATCAGGCCGGAGAAGATCTGAAAGAAATGGTCGTTTTCGATCAGGAAATTCGCCGTCTGGTCCCTGAAAAGACCGGCATGTCCGTGGATATGAACGATTTTTTCTTCGGAAGACCCCTGAGAATACTGCTCGCGGGCATGAACATAAAGACATACGAAGCGGGTGGAACTCTCCGCTTTGGTTTCAACGGTTAG
- a CDS encoding methyl-accepting chemotaxis protein: MKLGKIGIGQRLVAVLAVLMVILVAFFWINVNVGTKGMALSIVQKTLEQNARSATDLVDSWIRDQMAFLELAATNPMVIDAADGGDWQAATEWLTIAKKNDPMLESLFVHDAQGNSVVTTNSGGRGKNYRSRGYYSAVIGRGEDSFISKLKLSPVSQKPRVALVRAVRKDGRIVGYVGMSVLSEGFARRLLSIKVGENGYCFLFDANGRALAHPDESLVFKELGKYPFIQTSLREKNGFLEYIWNDSVKYMAFRQVGATGWIVALSGERSDFLVEARAMQLQVLVVGLVSLVVILLLIYIIIRKLVTRPLAVIVETSEAVAHGDLSVAFSGRFSGELARLRTSFSSMVKNLHQVVGNIHTGSENVASGSEELTATAETLAQGANTQASDVERLSGAIEEMSTSINNNAKNAKETESLAREAARDAQSGGAAVAQAVSAMKDIAEKISIIEEIARQTNLLALNAAIEAARAGEHGKGFAVVAAEVRKLAERSGVAASEISELSSSSMEVADTAGKMLKKLVPDIQKTAELIQEISATTRGQKTEASRVSAAIQELDQVVQQNAAASEETSSTAEELSGQAMQLQQIVGYFTLQNDPGMTALGSQAGREYESSVESMPSASAPSLPSNVDADGEFERF; encoded by the coding sequence ATGAAACTCGGCAAAATTGGGATTGGGCAGAGGCTGGTGGCTGTTTTGGCTGTTTTGATGGTCATTTTGGTGGCTTTTTTTTGGATCAACGTCAATGTCGGGACAAAGGGAATGGCTTTGTCCATTGTTCAGAAAACGCTTGAGCAAAACGCCCGGAGCGCAACCGATCTGGTTGATAGTTGGATCAGAGACCAAATGGCCTTTTTGGAGCTTGCCGCAACAAATCCCATGGTGATCGACGCGGCCGATGGGGGAGACTGGCAGGCTGCGACCGAGTGGCTGACAATTGCCAAAAAGAATGATCCGATGCTGGAATCCCTTTTTGTGCATGATGCGCAAGGCAACAGTGTCGTCACGACCAATTCGGGTGGTCGGGGGAAAAATTATAGATCTCGGGGGTATTATTCCGCGGTGATCGGTCGAGGAGAAGACTCGTTCATTTCGAAATTGAAATTGTCGCCGGTGAGCCAAAAACCGAGAGTGGCGTTGGTCCGGGCTGTGCGGAAAGACGGACGGATTGTCGGCTATGTCGGTATGTCCGTATTGAGTGAAGGGTTTGCTCGTCGGTTGTTATCGATCAAGGTCGGAGAAAATGGGTACTGTTTTCTTTTTGATGCGAATGGGCGAGCTTTGGCACATCCTGACGAAAGTTTGGTTTTCAAGGAGCTTGGCAAATACCCATTCATTCAGACCAGTCTTCGCGAAAAAAACGGATTTCTCGAATACATCTGGAATGACAGTGTGAAATATATGGCGTTTCGGCAGGTTGGAGCAACTGGGTGGATTGTGGCACTCTCCGGGGAACGATCTGATTTTCTGGTCGAGGCCAGAGCAATGCAACTGCAAGTTCTTGTTGTAGGTCTTGTTTCATTGGTGGTCATCCTCTTGCTTATTTACATCATTATTCGAAAACTTGTGACTCGGCCTCTCGCCGTGATTGTCGAGACCTCGGAAGCTGTGGCTCATGGAGATTTGTCTGTTGCTTTTTCCGGTCGGTTCAGCGGGGAATTGGCTCGACTTAGGACATCGTTCAGTTCCATGGTGAAAAATTTGCATCAGGTGGTTGGGAATATTCACACTGGCAGTGAGAATGTCGCTTCGGGGTCAGAAGAATTGACGGCAACTGCTGAAACCTTGGCGCAGGGGGCCAATACTCAGGCCTCGGATGTGGAACGGTTGTCTGGAGCCATTGAAGAAATGAGTACCAGTATCAATAATAATGCCAAAAATGCCAAGGAAACTGAATCTTTGGCGCGTGAAGCGGCCAGGGATGCCCAGTCTGGTGGTGCGGCCGTGGCCCAGGCGGTTTCGGCGATGAAGGATATTGCCGAAAAGATTTCGATTATTGAAGAAATTGCCCGCCAAACCAATTTGTTGGCGTTGAATGCCGCCATAGAGGCTGCGAGGGCCGGGGAACATGGCAAGGGGTTTGCCGTTGTCGCTGCCGAGGTCCGAAAACTTGCCGAGCGTTCCGGTGTGGCCGCGAGCGAGATCAGTGAATTGTCTTCATCCAGCATGGAAGTGGCTGACACGGCAGGGAAGATGTTGAAAAAGTTGGTGCCGGATATTCAGAAGACCGCCGAATTGATCCAGGAAATATCGGCGACTACTCGCGGACAAAAGACTGAAGCCAGTCGTGTCAGTGCGGCGATTCAGGAGTTGGATCAGGTGGTGCAGCAAAATGCAGCGGCTTCGGAAGAAACGTCCTCTACCGCTGAGGAGTTGTCTGGCCAGGCCATGCAGTTGCAACAGATCGTCGGCTATTTCACATTGCAGAATGATCCGGGCATGACTGCGCTTGGTTCGCAAGCTGGTCGTGAGTACGAGTCGTCGGTGGAGTCCATGCCTTCTGCATCAGCACCATCGCTTCCGTCCAATGTGGATGCTGACGGAGAGTTTGAGCGTTTTTGA
- a CDS encoding helix-turn-helix transcriptional regulator, whose amino-acid sequence MKQQQESQIKKLFGVNLRAIRKDEGLTQEALALKCGLDRTYIGGIERGERNVSLINIHKIADALGIYPTSLLNYPIPK is encoded by the coding sequence ATGAAACAGCAACAAGAATCACAGATCAAAAAACTTTTTGGAGTAAACTTGCGAGCTATTCGAAAGGATGAAGGGTTAACGCAAGAAGCCCTAGCACTAAAATGCGGACTAGACAGAACTTACATTGGGGGAATTGAACGAGGAGAACGCAACGTCAGCCTTATCAACATACACAAAATAGCTGACGCTCTTGGTATTTATCCAACCTCTTTATTAAATTACCCAATTCCAAAGTAA